Proteins from one Triplophysa dalaica isolate WHDGS20190420 chromosome 6, ASM1584641v1, whole genome shotgun sequence genomic window:
- the fdx2 gene encoding ferredoxin-2, mitochondrial, with translation MAASSAVRASVTFTQRFVRVFPDCSICPLHRLNLCTGSAGASFSAPSVSASGDCQKEDTQEQVVHVVFIDRSGRRKSVKAKVGDNALYLAHKHGIDLEGACEASLACSTCHVYVKSEFCDKLPAPEEREDDMLDMAPMLQENSRLGCQIILTPELDGIELTLPKVTRNFYVDGHVPKPH, from the exons ATGGCGGCGTCCTCAGCGGTGCGGGCGAGCGTGACTTTCACTCAGCGGTTCGTGCGAGTTTTTCCGGACTGCAGCATCTGTCCGCTTCACCGTCTCAACCTGTGCACCGGATCCGCGGGAGCGAGCTTTTCCGCACCGAGCGTCAGTGCTTCCG gTGACTGTCAGAAGGAGGACACGCAAGAACAAGT TGTTCATGTTGTATTCATCGACCGGTCTGGACGGAGGAAGTCAGTCAAGGCGAAAGTTGGAGATAATGCTCTTTATCTGGCACATAAACATGGAATTGATCTCGAGG gggCGTGTGAAGCATCTTTAGCGTGCTCGACGTGTCACGTGTATGTGAAGAGTGAATTCTGCGATAAACTTCCAGCACCCGAGGAAAG AGAGGATGATATGCTGGATATGGCCCCCATGCTGCAAGAGAATTCTCGTCTGGGATGTCAGATCATTCTCACTCCTGAGCTGGACGGCATCGAGCTCACTCTGCCCAAAGTCACTCGCAACTTTTACGTGGATGGTCACGTTCCCAAACCTCACTGA
- the lyl1 gene encoding protein lyl-1, which translates to MMEKSETPSSSPHSPRLSPPHTSSPASDDAVKPEAETSRSETTTTPPQQSPPESSTDSAHISSSFPSSALPPNIPVINLGHSKPPMLIPPLTALHPAPSLPLRLAHLSSLSGTTLRPPPFLQTHPFINSSFLTSSGGFGVFSSAHMKRRPSAHFELELNEGPPQKLARRVFTNSRERWRQQNVNGAFSELRKLIPTHPPDKKLSKNEILRLAMKYINFLVRLLNDQASDRPRQRTPDASVDGEDDADAARRRDSIDSVMQPSPGSSCYGDTDGEESVRRKPGIPETVQEQILVVTASDYQR; encoded by the exons ATGATGGAGAAGTCTGAGACCCCCTCCTCATCCCCCCACTCCCCGCGTCTCAGCCCCCCGCACACGAGCTCTCCGGCCAGTGATGATGCTGTGAAACCAGAGGCAGAAACGAGCCGTTCAGAGACAACGACGACCCCCCCCCAGCAGAGCCCACCTGAATCATCCACAGACTCTGCCCACATCTCCTCCTCCTTTCCATCGTCAGCTCTCCCTCCAAACATCCCCGTCATTAATCTGGGCCACAGCAAACCCCCCATGCTGATCCCCCCACTGACGGCCCTGCACCCCGCACCCTCGCTCCCGCTCCGTCTGGCACATCTGTCCTCGCTGTCCGGCACCACCCTCCGCCCCCCCCCGTTTCTCCAGACTCACCCCTTTATCAACAG CTCATTCCTCACTTCGTCTGGAGGTTTCGGGGTCTTTAGCAGCGCTCACATGAAGAGACGGCCGTCCGCACACTTTGAGTTGGAGCTCAATGAAG GTCCTCCTCAGAAGTTGGCTCGCCGTGTTTTCACCAACAGTCGCGAGCGTTGGCGGCAGCAAAATGTAAACGGGGCTTTTTCTGAACTGCGTAAACTCATCCCGACTCATCCACCCGACAAAAAACTCAGTAAGAACGAGATCCTGCGACTGGCCATGAAGTACATCAACTTCCTCGTCAGGCTGCTGAACGATCAGGCTAGCGATCGGCCGCGTCAAAGAACGCCAGACGCGTCGGTGGACGGAGAAGATGATGCTGACGCGGCGAGACGCAGAGACTCCATCGACTCCGTGATGCAGCCGTCACCGGGCTCCAGTTGCTATGGCGACACAGACG
- the zglp1 gene encoding GATA-type zinc finger protein 1, whose translation MSSNAQDLTEDIQHQQVTSTILYLLLEATKLTPHAGDESSSSSTAPRETSRHSHVHEDSSSDFTGSFSLVRESDSSSAWEVMRLINQQCEWLLRSGDEERTQAHAAETLLNPCGDPSAQSPSSAAVHSVQPTHVSGEEEIKEADGLAELMMKSNTEENICLSENASTLHDVSRDESHDSECVALYAGSERTDPEICPVDFISCLVSERDADDLWLPINAYERTQAHREPADINNNQLESLQKDIQESGRHTQRKQPHPARSPDPQDPDVQGVTFSIHPEVDTSTDRCKLVITSNYSEEMRRLRRPRSGRCRSLQTSQRSSSSEEESDSCRVSRGKICASCLTRKTPLWRDAEDGTPLCNACGIRYKKYRVRCHHCWNIPKKDAKSNSKCLKCGDVLRLNSQQKCGGW comes from the exons ATGAGCTCGAATGCACAGGACCTTACAGAAGACATACAGCATCAGCAGGTCACGTCCACAATCCTCTACCTGCTTCTGGAGGCCACCAAACTCACTCCACATGCAGGTGACGAGAGCTCATCGTCCTCAACGGCACCCAGAGAGACGTCCCGCCACAGCCACGTCCATGAAGACTCTTCATCAGACTTCACAGGCTCTTTCTCGCTGGTGCGTGAGTCTGATAGCAGCAGTGCATGGGAGGTGATGCGTCTGATAAATCAGCAGTGTGAGTGGTTACTGCGCTCTGGAGATGAAGAGCGGACTCAAGCCCACGCCGCAGAGACTCTGCTAAACCCGTGCGGTGACCCCAGCGCCCAGAGTCCCTCATCTGCGGCCGTCCACAGCGTTCAGCCCACACACGTGAGCGGggaagaagaaataaaagaagcCGACGGCCTGGCTGAGCTTATGATGAAGAGCAATACAGAAGAGAACATCTGTCTGAGTGAAAACGCATCCACGCTGCATGACGTGTCCAGAGATGAGTCGCATGACAGTGAATGTGTTGCCCTGTACGCCGGCTCTGAGCGCACTGACCCCGAGATCTGCCCCGTGGATTTCATCTCCTGTCTGGTGTCTGAGCGAGACGCTGATGACCTGTGGCTTCCTATCAATGCTTATGAGAGGACGCAGGCTCACAGGGAACCAGCGGACATCAATAATAACCAATTGGAGAGCCTGCAGAAAGACATCCAGGAGTCAGGCAGGCACACGCAGAGGAAGCAGCCTCATCCCGCCCGGAGCCCCGATCCTCAGGACCCTGATGTGCAGGGGGTCACGTTCAGCATTCACCCAGAGGTGGACACCAGCACGGACCGGTGCAAGCTGGTTATCACCTCCAACTACAG TGAGGAGATGAGACGCCTGAGAAGACCCAGGAGCGGCCGCTGTAGATCTCTCCAAACCTCACAGAGGAGCAGCAGCTCAGAGGAGGAGAGCGACTCCTGCAGGGTGTCCC GAGGTAAAATCTGTGCGTCCTGTCTCACGAGAAAAACTCCGCTCTGGAGAGACGCTGAAGACGGGACTCCTCTCTGTAACGCCTGCGGGATCAG GTATAAGAAGTATCGTGTGCGATGTCACCATTGCTGGAATATTCCAAAGAAAGACGCCAAGAGCAACTCAAAGTGTTTGAAATGTGGTGATGTTCTCCGGCTGAACTCACAGCAGAAATGCGGCGGCTGGTAG